In the genome of Pseudomonas bubulae, one region contains:
- a CDS encoding citrate/2-methylcitrate synthase: protein MSAYKVSLRELRFFLWELHKTDQNFLTRAPFNDKNRTYYDALLERARAFAYELGKAYQASDRQECHLLENGKVEIPKEFHGLWQRYKEEWIQVLGIDSESQQPALPPLIRQTTQEMFMGANPAFMTYGGFNFPAIKLLKLHATAAQKATYLRKLQRYDWDACFCATEQQAGSDLTAVTTVAKPLENGEYAVSGEKVYISAGMHTLTENTVYFVLGRINTTTSTSYSLSCLLVPRFWPNPETGELEDNHVECTSLLRKMGLKGCANTQLVFGRTGTTRAVLLGDRKNAGLLQLVPLMNQARMSTAIIGLGLASSAYLHSVDFAGKRFQGRAISRTSDASAPPVAIIEHADVQRMLLEMKARVEGCRGLLGKLTGASTQAFALEAEPVLDEAQVEKYRKLVLLFTPVCKAFVSDQAWKICELAIQVHGGIGYTDAYPVEQNARDVKILSIWEGTNYIQSQDLVRDKLGFGRNSRLIKFLREELDAFLNNTTGVGSELHDQFPALENAMVAVEQALTHINEHVREGRTHETSQFYTRFLEMLGLTASAWVLLESACLAERQLREPLSAEEAAFYRGKVKTAHYFFANILPTVTQHAHTIENLLVAHCGIALDELAQADTLIPTPPQSLFGGPRTLYRGTNIDGATIEPNEGLWVRGRNLNDLIGIVDFPTALWLAWFGSLPTPAESQAVDALLVRIASHLSAEPAYRRGIEAVADSGAGIVQAAACGLLGDLAALEHIVLIEATVRDLPTHQDFIEGLVSVASTPHFLQTALGYSAPGAASTHHAEVVLTAMGATDIDPLAISVVDALLVAWHAGFGYITPTVLVPRTAIGTGVTLAQAVAAGFMASGPNHVGAAEEAMTWLKTISAQASPADIRQAVDLALDQPGNLLFGFGHPLFVQDPRPPHIRALFSQWGFGGRYLEIYDVVCAHVLERKGLRPNIDFITAAALLDLGVTQARWGVGLGLCGRVAAMVAHAIERRDRPAFGVNSKAARKLLATVPVGWL from the coding sequence ATGTCTGCTTATAAAGTCAGCCTGCGTGAGCTTCGCTTTTTTTTGTGGGAACTGCATAAAACCGACCAGAATTTTCTCACACGGGCGCCGTTCAACGACAAAAATCGTACCTACTACGATGCCTTGCTGGAGCGCGCCAGGGCGTTCGCTTATGAGTTAGGCAAGGCCTATCAAGCCTCCGACCGACAGGAATGCCACTTGCTGGAAAACGGCAAGGTCGAAATCCCCAAAGAGTTCCACGGACTTTGGCAGCGCTATAAGGAAGAGTGGATTCAGGTGCTGGGCATCGACAGCGAATCCCAGCAACCGGCCTTGCCACCCCTGATCCGGCAAACCACCCAGGAAATGTTCATGGGCGCCAATCCGGCGTTCATGACCTACGGCGGCTTCAATTTTCCGGCCATCAAGCTGTTGAAGCTGCACGCTACCGCAGCGCAAAAGGCAACGTACCTGCGCAAGCTTCAGCGCTACGACTGGGACGCGTGTTTCTGCGCCACCGAGCAGCAGGCCGGCAGCGACCTGACAGCGGTCACCACTGTCGCAAAACCCCTTGAAAACGGCGAATACGCCGTCAGCGGCGAAAAGGTCTACATCTCGGCGGGCATGCATACGCTGACCGAAAACACCGTTTACTTTGTCCTGGGCCGCATCAATACCACCACCTCGACCTCCTACTCGCTGTCCTGCCTGCTGGTGCCGCGCTTCTGGCCTAATCCCGAAACGGGCGAGCTGGAAGACAACCATGTCGAGTGCACTTCATTGCTGCGCAAGATGGGATTGAAGGGCTGCGCTAATACCCAACTGGTGTTTGGTCGAACCGGCACCACCCGCGCCGTACTGCTGGGCGACCGCAAGAATGCCGGATTGCTGCAACTGGTGCCCTTGATGAACCAGGCCCGTATGAGCACGGCAATTATCGGCTTGGGCCTGGCTTCCAGCGCTTATCTGCATTCAGTCGATTTCGCCGGCAAACGGTTCCAGGGCCGTGCAATCAGTCGCACCTCCGATGCCAGCGCCCCGCCTGTGGCCATCATCGAACACGCCGACGTGCAGCGCATGCTGCTGGAAATGAAGGCCCGGGTAGAAGGTTGCCGTGGCCTGCTCGGTAAGTTGACCGGCGCATCGACCCAGGCATTTGCCCTGGAAGCCGAGCCGGTACTGGACGAAGCCCAGGTCGAAAAATACCGCAAGCTGGTGCTGCTGTTCACGCCGGTGTGCAAGGCATTCGTCTCGGACCAGGCCTGGAAAATCTGCGAACTGGCGATACAAGTGCATGGCGGTATCGGCTACACCGATGCTTACCCTGTCGAGCAAAATGCGCGCGACGTGAAAATCCTGTCGATCTGGGAAGGGACCAACTACATCCAGTCCCAGGACCTGGTGCGCGACAAGCTCGGTTTTGGCAGGAACTCACGCCTGATCAAGTTTCTGCGCGAAGAGCTGGATGCCTTCTTGAACAACACAACGGGTGTCGGTTCTGAGCTGCACGACCAATTCCCGGCGCTGGAAAACGCCATGGTTGCCGTGGAGCAGGCGCTAACCCATATCAATGAGCACGTGCGTGAAGGCCGCACACACGAAACCAGCCAGTTCTATACCCGCTTCCTGGAAATGCTCGGTCTCACCGCCAGCGCCTGGGTCTTGCTTGAATCGGCCTGCCTGGCCGAGCGTCAGTTGCGCGAGCCACTGAGTGCCGAAGAAGCCGCTTTTTACCGTGGCAAGGTCAAAACCGCCCATTATTTTTTCGCCAACATCCTGCCGACGGTCACGCAACACGCACACACAATAGAAAACCTGCTGGTCGCCCACTGCGGCATTGCGCTTGATGAGTTGGCACAGGCCGACACGCTGATACCCACACCGCCGCAGAGCCTGTTTGGCGGACCACGCACCCTGTATCGCGGTACCAATATCGACGGCGCCACGATTGAGCCTAATGAAGGGCTGTGGGTCAGGGGTCGCAACCTCAATGACCTGATCGGCATTGTCGACTTCCCCACAGCGCTATGGCTGGCGTGGTTTGGCAGCCTGCCGACCCCTGCTGAGAGCCAGGCCGTTGACGCCCTTCTGGTACGCATTGCCAGCCACCTGTCGGCGGAGCCTGCCTATCGACGTGGCATCGAAGCCGTGGCCGACAGCGGTGCCGGCATCGTTCAGGCCGCCGCCTGCGGCCTTCTCGGTGATCTGGCAGCGCTGGAACATATTGTCCTGATCGAAGCCACCGTTCGCGACTTGCCTACGCATCAGGATTTTATCGAGGGCCTGGTCAGCGTTGCTTCAACGCCGCACTTTCTGCAAACGGCGCTCGGTTATAGCGCCCCCGGCGCAGCATCGACGCATCACGCCGAGGTCGTGTTGACGGCAATGGGCGCGACCGATATCGACCCATTAGCCATTAGTGTCGTTGATGCCCTGCTGGTGGCCTGGCACGCCGGTTTCGGCTACATCACGCCGACGGTGCTGGTACCCCGTACCGCCATCGGCACCGGTGTCACCCTTGCCCAGGCCGTGGCGGCCGGTTTCATGGCCAGCGGACCGAACCATGTCGGCGCAGCAGAAGAAGCGATGACCTGGCTCAAGACCATCAGTGCGCAAGCCAGCCCTGCTGACATACGGCAAGCGGTCGACCTCGCGCTGGATCAGCCGGGCAACCTGTTGTTTGGCTTTGGCCATCCGCTGTTTGTGCAGGACCCACGACCGCCGCACATCAGGGCCCTGTTTTCCCAGTGGGGTTTCGGGGGGCGCTATCTGGAGATTTACGACGTTGTTTGTGCCCACGTTCTGGAGCGCAAAGGCCTACGTCCGAATATTGACTTCATCACCGCCGCAGCCCTGCTCGATCTCGGCGTGACCCAAGCCCGTTGGGGTGTCGGCCTGGGGCTCTGTGGCCGGGTGGCGGCCATGGTCGCGCATGCCATCGAGCGGCGCGATCGCCCTGCTTTCGGTGTCAACAGCAAAGCCGCGCGCAAGTTGTTGGCCACCGTTCCAGTGGGGTGGCTGTAA